TGGAGGAACTCGCCCGTTTCGTTCTCCGGCGGCTCCAGGACGAACCCGTGGGCGCTGCCGAGGACGAGGGCTACCTGTCGCGGGGGATCCGCTTCCAGGAGCGCAGCGGGCGGACCGGCGCGGACCGGGCGCTGGACATGCTGTTGGACAAGATCGAAGGGAAGCCCTTCGCCACCGAGATCCCCATGCAGACATGGGACCGGGTGACGCCGGCCGCCGCGATCAAGCAGGTGGGCAAGGCCAAGATCGCGCTGGTCACCACCAGCGGCGTGGTGCCGTGGGGCAACCCGGACGGCTTCAAGACCTTCCGCAACACGTTCTGGCGCAAGTATCCGGTGGCGGAGCTGAAGACCATGGAGCCGGGCACGTGGGAAGCGGTGCACGGCGGCTACAACGTGGCCAACATGAACGCCAACCCGCTCTACGGCGTTCCCCTGGACGCCCTGCGGGAGCTCCAGCAGGAGGGCAAGTACGAGGACCTCTACCCCGCCTACTACGTCGTCCCCGGCAACCAGGGCTCACCCGCAGCCATGCAGCGGATGGGCGAGGAGATCGCCGCGGAGCTCAAGGCCAACAGCGTGGATGCCGCGCTGTTGGTGAGCACGTGAGGAACCTGCAGTCGCAGCGGAGCTGTGATCAGTAAAGAATTGGACCGTGCCGGAGTTCCCGTGTCGATGATCAGCGCCATGTTCCCGCTGGCGGAGCAGGTGGGCGCCAGCCGCATCGTCAAGGGCGTCAAGATCCCCCATCCGTGCGGCGACCCGACCCTGCCGCCCGAGGTCGACGAGAAGCTGCGCAAGTCCATCGTCGAGACCGCGCTCAAGGCCCTCGAGGAAGAGGTGGAGGAGAGCACCGTGTTCACGCCGGAAACCGCCTCATGAGCGGCGCCCGGCACGCCACACCGCTGGAGCTGGCGGAGTTCCCGGTTCGGGATCTCCGCTTCGGCGGGACCCTGCAATACGCCGGCGGCACGCTGGAGGTGGCGGAAGCGGAGCTGGTGGAACTGGCTTCGCGGGATCCCCGGATCCTCGAGGTCGGGCTCGACATCGTGCGTCCGGGCGAGCGGATACGGGTCACCGGCATCCGCGACGTGGTGGAACCCAGGGTCAAGGTGGGCGGCGACGCGCAGGTGTTTCCGGGCATCACCAGTCCGGTGGTGCCTGTGGGGCGCGGCCGCACCCATCGGCTCTCGGGCATGACCCTCATCACCACCGCCGCCTACGAGGGCACCATCCGCACCGGCACCACCGCGCAGCGAAGCGCCATCCTGGACATGTGGGGGCCTGGGGCCGACCTCTCGGGCTTCAGCGGTGTTCCGAGTCTGGTGCTGAACCTGCGGCTGCCGCCGGACCTGATCGAGGCCGAGGCGCACCAGGTGATCCAGGCCGCCGAGTACCGGGTGGCGCAGAGGCTCGCAGAGGCCACGGCCGCGGCCGAACCCGCCACCGTCGAAACGTTCGGCGCGGCGCACGGCCATGCAAACTTGCCCAAGGCCGTGGTGATCGTGGGCTGCATCACCGAGTCGGAGCATCTGCCGTCCGGCCTCGGGTACTACGGGCTGCCGGTGCGCGAGTCCCTGGCCACCGTGGTGCACCCCAACGAGATGATGGACGGCGCGGTCACCGGCAACACGCTGAAGACCATCGCCTACTACCCCACCACCTGGGACTGGCAGAACCAGCCGCTGGCCATGCGCCTGTCCCGGGAACACGGCAAGCGGGTCGATTTCGCCGGCGTGATCCTGCAGCGCATCCGCTTCGAGGCCTTCCGCGAGAAGGAAGTGGCGGCACACAACGCATCGCAGGTGGCGCGCGCGCTGGGAGCGGAAGCCGCCCTCATCACCTGGCTCGGTTCGGGCAACGCCTTCCTGGAAGTGATGCTGACGGTACGCGCGTGCGAGGAGCAAGGCGTCCGGACGGTGCTGGTCACGTATGAATACGGTGGCCAGGAGGGCACGGACTCACCGCTGCTCTTCTACGACACCCACGCCGACGCGGTGGTGAGCACCGGCAGCCGCGACCGCATCCTGGAGCTGCCGCCCGCCGACCGGGTGGCCGGCGCGTACCAGGAACTCCAGGTGCTCAACTATCCCGGCGCCCCCGTGGTTTCGGCCCTGGACACCATCACGCTGGACGCCACCGACGCCATCATCGGCGCCACCGACCTGTGGGGCGGCCGCGACTGGACGTGCCGGGCGCACTGAGCGGAAACGTCGGGACGTCATTTCGGCGGAACGGGCTGTATCGAGACTCGGCTCGGATGAGAGATGGCGCGACCACCCCGACTCGTCATTCCCGCGGAACAGGCTGTATCAAAACGTCGCCCAGGCAAGAACTGGCGCCAACCCCTCGGGTCGTCATTCCCGCGGAAGCTTGCCCTCGACCCCGATCGGGGGCGGGAATCCATGCGAGGGTGGTGGGGGAACGCCCCTGTAGTGCCCCGCCACCCCTGGATTCCCGCTTCCGCGGGAATGACGACTTGGGGTCGTGGTGCCGTTTCGTAGCCCAGCGGAGTCTCGACACACCCTGTGCCGCGGGTATGACGTAGGGAACGCACGAGGGAAATACCATGCCCGTTGAAGTCATCTGTATCGACCACATCTTCATCCCTGTTCGGGATCTGGCCGCGGCCGAGGCGTTCTACGACAAGGTCATGCCGGTTCTGGGCTTCCGCAAGGGCAGAGCTTCCGACAAGGTGTCGCCGCGGGCGCGCTACGACAACCGGCACCTGACGTACTGGATCGTGGCGCGGGACAGCGCTTCGGTGGAGCCGGGCGCGAGTCAGGGCGCACCGTCACACCTGTGCTTCCGCGTGGTGGACGAAGAGGCCGTGGACCGGGCTTGCCAAGAGCTCCGCGCGGTCGGCATCGACGCCACCGAGCCGCAAGCCTACACGCAGTACTCACCAGACTACTACGCAACCTTCTTCTCCGACCCCGACGGCCTTCTGTTGGAGGTAATCAACTTCAACGGGCGCCGGCAGCGGCGCATGTTCGATTGGGACACTCATCAAGCTTGAGGGGGCGCGTCGCCGAGATAGTCATCGACGAAGCGCGACGGAGAGAGAAGCGCACCATCACCTCAACGCGCCGCGAATGAACGAACAGCCAGCATCGAATTGAAGAAAAAGCTGACAGTTGTGACCGGCGAGCTCCTCGACGACGTTCTGATCGTCGAAGTCCGTGGCGTTTCGGTTCAGGAAGCAATTCTCCGATGCATGAACTCGCTTGAGGTGAGTAAGAACGGATGAGTAGACTATCGCATCCTGCGCCGACAAGCCATGCGTACGCTGATACTGCGTTGCGGCAGCCAACACGGATGTACCAAGCGGCACAACCTCGGCCACGTCAATGAGCCGAGAGCGCACGCTCTCAAGACGCTGGGATTCTTGCTGCGCAGCGCTGATCAGTAGCGTTGTGAGATCCCTGAACCCGGCGAGCTGTTCTGAGAGTGATGCAGTCCGAGAAAGCTGACGGAATTCGGCATCCAGCTCTTGCTTCATTCGTCGCCGTTGTTTGTGGCGCCGAGTAAGTGTTTCGTAGGGTTCCGCCAGAGAATAGGCCGGTATGACAAGCCGTATGCGACTCGCTTCGCAAAGCTGCAGAATTTCCTCACAACTAGCGTATTGCTCCTGTATCAGGGCGAGTTCAAGCACAAAGTTGGACTCGACGTAGACGTTCACGCCACCGCTTCATACTCGACGCGACCACCCTGTATGGCGGTGCGAAACCCCGACTCGGCGAGCCAGCCATGGTCGTCGGGATATCTGTCAGTGTTCCTTACTGGCCGAATGATATCACCTAGCCATGCCGCTACGAGCAATTCGAAGGCGTGACTGGTCACTTGCAGGGGGTCCACCTTGGCGCTCTCGAAATAGGGAGCAAGTTCTTGCCGCGTGTCCGTTTCAAGGGTCGGCAGAACCACTTGACCCGTGTCCGCCTCAGTGCCCTTCCAAAGATACAGACGGTCTGGCGTGATGAGCAAAAAGAAATCAGCGTTGTATGGGCCGCCGTGCGCGAGGATGTTTCGTCGCGTTTGGGCTGCCCATTCCCGTGAAGTTCCGAGCTTGTTCTTCAACTCCACGACCGCAGCCAACCGGCCACTATGGTCGTATAATGCGAAATCCGCGGTAGTGAACATAAGCCTGCACCGATCAATGAGTGTTGCATGAAAGTATGGTCCCGGATGCGCGGAGTTGTCAACACGCCTCGGCTGATGGTCGGCATCCGGGGTTCGCCATCGGAGCTGACGGTCTGCCGGCGCCGTCCTCCCAGGCAAACACGCTGCACTCACCCCCTCGCGTTGGCAAAGCCGAGCCCCCTGAGCTAGTGAGATCGTATGAAAGCCGTACGGATACATGAGTTTGGGGGGCTCGACAGCCTGCGGGTCGAGGCCGCACCGCGGCCGGAGCCCGGGGCCGGGGAGGTGCTCGTACGAATACACGCCGCGGGCATCAACCCGGTGGACTGGAAGACCTGCGCGGGCGAGGGCGTGGCGTCGCGGCTCGACGACCCGTTCCCGTTTATTCCGGGGTGGGACGTCTCGGGTGTGGTGGAGGCGCTGGGGGCGGACATCGCGGACTTCCGGGTCGGAGACGCGGTGTGCGGCATGGTGCGCTGGCCCTGGCGTGGCGGCGGCTACGCCGAATACGTGGCCGCGCCGAGCGCGGAACTGGTCGCCAAGCCCGACACAATGGACGATGCGCAGGCGGCGGGGTTGCCGCTGGCGGCGCTGACCGCGTGGCAGGCGCTATTCGACATAGCGGACGTCCAGGCCGGACAGAAAGTGCTGATTCACGCGGCGGCGGGTGGCGTCGGCCACATCGCGATCCAGTTGGCCATGTGGAAGGGCGCGCACGTGGTCGGCACGGCGTCGGCGCGCAACGAGGCATTCCTGCGTGAGTTGGGCGTGGATGACGTCATCGACTACAACGCGACGCGCTTCGAGGAGGCGGTGTCCGGCGTGGACGTCGTGCTGGACGGTGTCGGCGGTGAGGTCCAGGAGCGCTCTTGGCCGGTTATCCGGCGTGGCGGCGTGCTCGCTTCGATTCGCGGGCGTCCCCGCGCGGAGGAAGCCGCGGCCCGCGGCGTGCGTGCGCAGCACGTGTCGGTCCACGCCGATGCGGCACAGCTCCTGGCCATCGCCGCCTTGGCGGCGGAGGGGCGACTCCAGGTGCACGTCGATGCGGCGTTCGCGCTGGACGAGGTGCGCAAGGCGCACGAGGTAAGCAAGACCGGGCACGCGCGGGGCAAACTGGTCCTGCGGACGGGGTGACGCGATTCGGACGTGATCATTGCCGCACGAGGCCATTGGGTCCGTTTTGGGGTGGCTTCGCGGCTCTCGCCTCGCCCTTGCGTGCGCCGGGGCTTTGGTGCATGGTCGCATTTTGGTGCCTGCATCGCACAACGGCAGAACAGTAATTTCGCCAAAGGGAGGGACGTCGTCATGGCGACACGAATCAAGCATCTGGCCATCGTGAGCGAGAACTACGCCATCGAGGAGAAGTTCTACCAAGCGGTGTTCGGCATGAAGACCGCCGAGCGCGCACGCATCGAGAGCGCATCGGTGGTGAGCGACGGCTACGTGGGCATCAACATCAACCCGCGCCGGCCCGGACGCCAGGGCGGCTTCGACCACTTCGGCTTCGAGGTGGACGACGTCGAGGGGGTAGCCGCGCGCATGGGCGAGAAGTATCCGGAGGTGCACATTCTCAAGCGGCCGAGCAACCGCCCGTTCGCCGGCCTGAGCACGCATGACCCCGCGGGGAACGTGTTCGACCTTTCCCAGGAAGGGATGGAGAACCGCACCGACGTGTACGTCGACGGCCAGCACGAGGCCGACCGCTACGTCAAGCACTTCGTGCTGCGCGCGGTGGAACCGGAGCGGGTGGCGCAGTTCTACCGGGACATTTTCGACCTGGTGGAAACCGAGAAGCCCGCGGACGATCCCAACTGCTACCTGACGGACGGACGGGTCACGCTGATCATCTCGCCGTGGAAGATCTCCGACTACGCCGGCGCCGGCATCGAGCGCCCGGCGCTGGACCACATCGGCTTCAAGGTGGAGAGCGTGCAGGCGGTCAAGGACCGGCTTGAGGCACTGTCCAAGCGCAACCCCTACCTGAGCCCCGGCCCGGTGGGCGCGGGACCGGAGGCGGAAGCGCGGCTCGCGCTGTTCGCCAAGTGCAAGTTCGGCGAGTATCAGCTCGCGGATCCCGACGGCGTGATGATCGACATCAGCGAGCACTGACGCGAACCAGGTATCAGCCATCGTTCCTCATACAAGAACCTACCCATCTTCCCATTGCTGCTGAAGGACAAGAAGATCAGCAAGCTCGCCATGGCGGCGTACCAATCGCAGATGGGGCCTTCCACTATCGACAAGTGGCATTGCGCATCGAGCCTGCGCAAAATATACAAGGTGCCCGAACGCTGAATCACGGAAAGAGGCGCCAGCGCCATTTCGCGTTCAAGCGGTGGCTTCCACGTCACCCTGCCGCTCTTCACCGCGGGCTACGCCTTCGCCTACGGCGCCCGCTGGCGCGTCGCGCTTCTCCTGGGCGCGTTGGCCGAAGGCTACCTCTATCTGGTATTCGATGAGTTATTGCACGTGTTGTGGCCCGAGCCGCTGCTGATTTCGAGCTGGAGTTGAGGGACGCGGACGACCCGTTCGCAGGCCCTCGCGCTTGGTAACCGCAACGGTTGCAGGTCACGGACCCGGAAGGAACGTCCGCCGGATGGCTAAAGCGAACAGAAAACGACCGCCCACGCGCAAGCGGAAGCCCCAGGGACGGCGCGGATGGCTGCTGATCCCGGTGATCATCCTGGCGGTGATGCTGGGATGGCTCTACCGGCACGAGATCGTCAATCTCGTGAGTTTCCGGTTCGAGGGGATCGACTTCTCACGCCGGCCGGCGGAAAACGCTCGGAGCGGCCAGGGCGGAGACGGGATAACGGAGGGGGAACGGAAGGAGTTGGAGAAGATTCTCCAGAGTCAATGAACCCGGGAATCCCCTCCCCTCCCGATCCGTGCGGCGCGAGTGTCCTGTCGGATTGCTAGAGCCCCGACGGCAGGTTGTAGAAGCGTTCCGCGTTGCGCGCCAACACCGCGGCCTTGTCATCCTCGCTCAACTCATCGCTGTCCATCACCTCGCCCAGCTCTTCCTTGCAGAACTCGTTGTTGACCTCGTGGGGGAAGTCCGAGGAGTAGACCCACGGCTTGTTCCCAATCGTGCGGATGGCATGGGCCAGGTCGGGCTCGTGGCCCTCGCAGCCTACGAAGATCCGGCCCTCGTCGATGTGCCGCTTCACGTAATCGCTCACCGCCTCGCCGTCCCGAAGCTGCAGGAACTCGCTCCGGGGATCGTGCTGGATGTGGGTCTCGTAGGAACGGTCGAAGCGTTCCAGGCACATCAGCAGCCACGCCACGCCGCCTTCCAGGAAGCCGATGCGCACGTTGGGGTAGCGGTCGAAGATGCCGTTGAAGACGATGCCGCCCATGGAGATCATCTGCCCGAACGGATGGCCGAGGGCGTGCACCGGAGCGTACGGATGCAGGTCGTCCATGCCGAGGTTCTCGTGCGCGCCGCCGTGGATGCCGAGGCAGCAGCCGAGGCGGTTCGCCTCCTCGTAGATGGGCCAGTAGTACTTGTGGCCGAGGTGCAACTGGATGCCGGTCGACGGCAGCATGGCGCCGCACATGCCCAGCTCCTCCACCGCCCGGCGCAGTTCCTTCACCGCCTCCGCCGGCTCCTGCAGCGGTATCAGGGCCACCGCCTGGAAGCGCGGGCTCTTCTGTACGTAGTTCTCGGCGATCCAGTCGTTGTAGGCGCGCGCCAAGTCGATGGCCCAGTCCTGGGCCACCACCTTGCCGTAGGAAAGTCCCACCGTGGGATAGAGCACGGTCCGGTCAATGCCCACGTCCTCCAGGAACTCCACCCAGCCGTCGTAACCCACCTGCTGAAACGAGCCCTCCGGGAGCTTGTGCGCGTTGGCCGAATGCAAGTGGTCCAGCGGCGGGAACGGGTTGGACCAGCGCATCTGCTCCTGCACTTCCCGAGGAAAGC
The sequence above is a segment of the Deltaproteobacteria bacterium genome. Coding sequences within it:
- a CDS encoding glycine/betaine/sarcosine/D-proline family reductase selenoprotein B is translated as MKRVAHVVNQFFAGIGGEEKADVAAGTLDTLAGPSRGLQRLLEGRAEVAPTIYFGDNHFHEQPEEARAALLREIAAAEADVVVLGPAFNAGRYGLACVEIGHMVAAELERVCVTAMHEDNPAVDAYREYHDARLFLLPTTETAAGMGKALEELARFVLRRLQDEPVGAAEDEGYLSRGIRFQERSGRTGADRALDMLLDKIEGKPFATEIPMQTWDRVTPAAAIKQVGKAKIALVTTSGVVPWGNPDGFKTFRNTFWRKYPVAELKTMEPGTWEAVHGGYNVANMNANPLYGVPLDALRELQQEGKYEDLYPAYYVVPGNQGSPAAMQRMGEEIAAELKANSVDAALLVSTUGTCSRSGAVISKELDRAGVPVSMISAMFPLAEQVGASRIVKGVKIPHPCGDPTLPPEVDEKLRKSIVETALKALEEEVEESTVFTPETAS
- a CDS encoding VOC family protein — protein: MPVEVICIDHIFIPVRDLAAAEAFYDKVMPVLGFRKGRASDKVSPRARYDNRHLTYWIVARDSASVEPGASQGAPSHLCFRVVDEEAVDRACQELRAVGIDATEPQAYTQYSPDYYATFFSDPDGLLLEVINFNGRRQRRMFDWDTHQA
- a CDS encoding PIN domain-containing protein produces the protein MNVYVESNFVLELALIQEQYASCEEILQLCEASRIRLVIPAYSLAEPYETLTRRHKQRRRMKQELDAEFRQLSRTASLSEQLAGFRDLTTLLISAAQQESQRLESVRSRLIDVAEVVPLGTSVLAAATQYQRTHGLSAQDAIVYSSVLTHLKRVHASENCFLNRNATDFDDQNVVEELAGHNCQLFLQFDAGCSFIRGALR
- a CDS encoding NADP-dependent oxidoreductase, with product MKAVRIHEFGGLDSLRVEAAPRPEPGAGEVLVRIHAAGINPVDWKTCAGEGVASRLDDPFPFIPGWDVSGVVEALGADIADFRVGDAVCGMVRWPWRGGGYAEYVAAPSAELVAKPDTMDDAQAAGLPLAALTAWQALFDIADVQAGQKVLIHAAAGGVGHIAIQLAMWKGAHVVGTASARNEAFLRELGVDDVIDYNATRFEEAVSGVDVVLDGVGGEVQERSWPVIRRGGVLASIRGRPRAEEAAARGVRAQHVSVHADAAQLLAIAALAAEGRLQVHVDAAFALDEVRKAHEVSKTGHARGKLVLRTG
- a CDS encoding VOC family protein, with protein sequence MATRIKHLAIVSENYAIEEKFYQAVFGMKTAERARIESASVVSDGYVGININPRRPGRQGGFDHFGFEVDDVEGVAARMGEKYPEVHILKRPSNRPFAGLSTHDPAGNVFDLSQEGMENRTDVYVDGQHEADRYVKHFVLRAVEPERVAQFYRDIFDLVETEKPADDPNCYLTDGRVTLIISPWKISDYAGAGIERPALDHIGFKVESVQAVKDRLEALSKRNPYLSPGPVGAGPEAEARLALFAKCKFGEYQLADPDGVMIDISEH
- a CDS encoding amidohydrolase family protein; translation: MANKYQIIDGDGHVVEDMEAITSRFPREVQEQMRWSNPFPPLDHLHSANAHKLPEGSFQQVGYDGWVEFLEDVGIDRTVLYPTVGLSYGKVVAQDWAIDLARAYNDWIAENYVQKSPRFQAVALIPLQEPAEAVKELRRAVEELGMCGAMLPSTGIQLHLGHKYYWPIYEEANRLGCCLGIHGGAHENLGMDDLHPYAPVHALGHPFGQMISMGGIVFNGIFDRYPNVRIGFLEGGVAWLLMCLERFDRSYETHIQHDPRSEFLQLRDGEAVSDYVKRHIDEGRIFVGCEGHEPDLAHAIRTIGNKPWVYSSDFPHEVNNEFCKEELGEVMDSDELSEDDKAAVLARNAERFYNLPSGL